In Ignavibacteriales bacterium, the following proteins share a genomic window:
- a CDS encoding DUF2961 domain-containing protein, whose amino-acid sequence MKLKIMFCFIVLFVVQTAAQTQLDNLFSISRLSYLKNSRMIQISSYDTSGGNNDFLPIKKGKSATLANIKGPGVIAQMWVTISSRDPYFLRRILLRMYWDGENNPSVEAPIGDFFGTGFQYKQYISQFVGMTSGGYYCYFPMPFNKSARIEIVNETGQDIISFYYHIDYQKLEKSLEKDVAYFHSWWHRDAKTNPKENYLILDAEGNGHFVGVNMSMQGYDGNLWFLEGDEMVYVDGEKFPSIYGTGTEDYFNGGWYFNKGEFSAPYHGVIVKDDSLSRIAVYRFHLGDVIPFKKSLRFTIEHGHANEETVDYSSTAYWYQKEPHKQFPAMLAANLRIPLRMIIPNKALEMDSLQISGTQLKSKIEDMSIYGADWKGNHQLKVEGKNPGDDFALDIPSVLEDKYNIDIYFTKGPDYGNAEIFYDDEKLAEINGFNKEVFPGGKISLKELKSVNGKIPLKFVIAGKDDKSIGYAVGLDAYVTEPNRKFIPEWYMIGPFPNPNDEKNNRLGLDNQYPPEKEIELEKSYKGVNDKEVGWTLGETPKEGRMDLYKYDPYEHVVVYALTYIYSDVEKTVPLLLGSDDGIKVLLNDKELYRVLAIRLSEPDKDKVQLNLKKGWNKLLLKIENNLGGYSFYARILDLDKSLIISPKQEN is encoded by the coding sequence ATGAAATTGAAAATAATGTTTTGCTTTATCGTTTTATTTGTTGTACAAACGGCTGCTCAAACCCAGCTTGATAATTTATTTTCAATCTCGCGTCTTTCGTATTTGAAGAACAGCAGGATGATTCAAATATCCAGCTATGATACATCAGGTGGTAACAACGATTTCCTTCCTATCAAAAAAGGAAAATCGGCAACACTTGCAAATATAAAAGGACCCGGAGTAATTGCTCAAATGTGGGTTACAATTTCTTCACGTGATCCTTATTTTCTGCGAAGGATATTGCTTCGGATGTATTGGGATGGCGAAAATAATCCTTCCGTGGAAGCACCAATCGGCGATTTTTTTGGAACAGGTTTTCAATACAAACAATATATTTCTCAGTTTGTTGGAATGACAAGCGGTGGATATTATTGTTACTTCCCAATGCCGTTCAATAAATCGGCGCGGATAGAAATTGTGAATGAAACCGGGCAAGACATCATTTCATTTTATTATCATATTGATTATCAGAAACTTGAAAAAAGCTTGGAGAAAGATGTTGCTTACTTTCATTCCTGGTGGCACCGCGATGCAAAAACAAATCCAAAAGAAAATTATTTAATACTCGATGCTGAAGGGAATGGGCATTTTGTTGGAGTAAATATGAGCATGCAAGGGTATGATGGAAATCTATGGTTTCTTGAAGGTGATGAAATGGTTTATGTAGATGGCGAAAAATTTCCATCTATTTACGGAACTGGAACAGAAGATTATTTTAACGGCGGTTGGTATTTTAACAAAGGAGAATTTTCAGCACCTTACCACGGAGTGATAGTAAAAGATGATTCACTTTCCCGCATTGCTGTTTACCGCTTTCATTTAGGTGATGTAATTCCGTTTAAAAAATCGCTTCGCTTTACAATTGAACATGGACACGCAAATGAGGAAACCGTTGATTACAGCAGTACGGCATATTGGTATCAAAAGGAACCGCATAAACAATTTCCTGCAATGCTTGCTGCTAATTTAAGAATTCCGTTAAGAATGATAATTCCAAACAAAGCGCTGGAAATGGATTCTCTTCAAATATCCGGAACGCAATTAAAAAGTAAGATTGAAGATATGTCAATCTATGGTGCTGACTGGAAAGGAAATCATCAGTTAAAAGTTGAAGGAAAAAATCCCGGAGATGATTTTGCTCTCGATATTCCATCAGTCTTGGAAGACAAGTACAACATTGATATTTATTTTACCAAGGGACCAGATTATGGAAATGCTGAAATTTTTTATGATGATGAAAAGCTGGCTGAAATAAATGGATTCAATAAAGAAGTATTTCCCGGTGGAAAAATTTCACTTAAAGAATTGAAATCTGTTAATGGAAAAATTCCTTTGAAATTTGTAATCGCGGGAAAAGATGATAAATCTATCGGCTACGCAGTTGGACTTGATGCCTACGTAACAGAACCAAACCGTAAATTTATTCCTGAGTGGTATATGATCGGTCCTTTTCCAAATCCAAATGATGAGAAGAACAACCGGCTTGGGCTTGACAATCAGTATCCTCCGGAAAAAGAAATCGAACTGGAAAAAAGTTATAAAGGAGTAAACGACAAAGAAGTTGGCTGGACTTTAGGTGAAACTCCAAAAGAAGGAAGAATGGATCTTTATAAATATGATCCTTATGAACACGTTGTTGTTTATGCCTTAACTTACATTTACTCGGATGTTGAAAAAACAGTTCCTCTTCTTCTTGGTTCAGATGACGGCATAAAGGTACTACTCAACGATAAAGAACTTTATCGCGTGCTGGCAATTCGTTTGTCCGAACCTGATAAAGATAAAGTGCAACTCAATCTTAAAAAAGGCTGGAATAAACTTTTGCTTAAGATTGAGAACAACTTAGGCGGATATTCTTTTTATGCACGGATATTGGATTTGGATAAATCTTTAATCATCAGCCCGAAACAAGAAAATTAA
- a CDS encoding CotH kinase family protein: MLQKLIIFLIYFCSNGFPQGIVINELMPSNISYMKDEDGDFCDWIELYNASGESKSLAGCFLSDDFSNLKKWSLPAISLFPKQFKVIYASGKDKRTFFHYETVADWGDEWKYFVGKTNPPTNWASFDFSDSDWLSGSSGFGYGDGDDSTNIGSTNIFQPSPVSCFIRKEFNVEDVTKITKAFLHIDYNDGFVAYLNDKEIARSNLGVTGIHPSYNEFAEQQHDALMFRGLQPEEFIINQIQPYLHDGKNVIAIEVHNESLYSTNLSLIPFFTLEMTESPLASLGQSGFLTFPDYTFHTNFKLKSGGESLYLSNSIGEIIDSVQFSNVPDNVSLGRKPYGGEGWLFFNEPTPGSENSTPGLELNNGEVNYSMMSGSYLSSFNLVLTSTNPGQKIYYTLDGSEPNDKSNLYQNPITVDSVTIVRASTIDDGLLPGKISTQTYFVNKNFELPVISFVTDPENLWSEQKGIYILGPNADMSDYPYWGANFWQDWERPVNIEYFDKSGISKFHFDGTTKIYGSWSRLYPEKSFAIYTGKETINYQIFPDKKITDFHNIVLRNAGQDWGRMFYRDAMIHSLAKDIGLDMMAYQPAYTFINGKFWGIYNIREKINEWYIASNHNIDQNNMDMIERDTTILSGDAVDYNSMINFLFTNDISIPTNYEILKTQMDVRNYMDYMILECFIANSDWPWNNVKIWRQKNPHTKWKWILFDTDYGFNGGHLGPDADMFAEPRAQQNHTTFLFFKLLENPEYKKEFINRTADLLNTILSTDYTKQRINEFKLKIEPAMPKHIERWKNTFNEVWWLGKSIDTMQEWYDNIQVANNFANNRQDFLRQQYVNEFILKSGVGIINLEINNSTEGRIKINSLEISEFPWSGKYFIDNPITLTAIPNTGYRFVKWEGLDGNNGESVSIHFTHDQKIKAIFEMNINFSSSVVINEINYNSAANFDTKDWVEIYNNTDSTIVLNGWKFKDSNDEHVFELPSNSLLQSKNFLVMCEDTTAFKNYFPGVRNSCGNFNFGLSSQGELLRVLNCNDVLIDSLTYNPKLSWLTEADGSGKTISLKNPNLQNSDLQNWAVSIGTGTPGKINDVYASTKESDVRGNLPLEFALFQNYPNPFNPETIINYQLPFSSWVKLKIFDVLGNEVTTLVDEDKPVGVYTYQFLISNSGKQNQLSSGVYFYLLEARQTNGSTFRSVKKMVVLK, encoded by the coding sequence ATGTTGCAAAAATTAATAATATTTTTGATTTACTTTTGTTCCAACGGGTTTCCGCAGGGCATAGTTATAAACGAACTGATGCCATCAAACATTTCTTATATGAAGGATGAAGATGGAGATTTTTGTGACTGGATTGAGTTATACAATGCAAGCGGCGAATCAAAAAGTTTAGCGGGTTGTTTTTTAAGCGATGATTTTTCTAACCTGAAAAAATGGAGCCTGCCTGCGATTTCATTATTCCCAAAGCAATTTAAAGTTATTTATGCCTCAGGAAAAGATAAACGAACATTCTTCCATTATGAAACTGTTGCTGATTGGGGAGATGAATGGAAATACTTCGTTGGTAAAACCAATCCACCAACTAATTGGGCGTCATTCGATTTCAGTGATTCGGATTGGTTATCAGGTTCAAGTGGATTTGGTTATGGCGATGGTGATGATTCAACAAACATTGGGAGTACAAATATTTTTCAACCATCACCAGTATCATGTTTCATTCGGAAAGAATTTAATGTTGAAGATGTTACCAAAATAACAAAAGCATTTTTACACATTGATTATAATGATGGCTTTGTGGCGTACCTAAATGATAAAGAAATTGCACGAAGCAATTTGGGAGTGACTGGAATCCACCCTTCGTATAATGAATTTGCTGAGCAGCAGCACGATGCTCTGATGTTCAGAGGATTGCAGCCGGAAGAATTTATTATTAATCAAATTCAGCCATATCTTCACGATGGAAAAAATGTCATTGCGATTGAAGTGCACAATGAGTCGTTGTATTCTACTAACTTAAGTCTGATTCCTTTTTTTACTTTAGAGATGACAGAATCTCCGCTTGCATCGTTGGGGCAATCAGGATTTTTAACATTTCCGGATTATACATTTCATACAAACTTTAAACTGAAATCCGGTGGAGAATCACTTTATCTTTCAAATTCGATTGGAGAGATAATTGATTCGGTTCAATTTTCAAATGTACCCGATAATGTTTCCCTCGGTAGAAAACCGTATGGTGGTGAAGGCTGGTTGTTTTTTAATGAACCTACTCCCGGCTCCGAAAACAGTACACCTGGTTTAGAATTAAACAATGGCGAAGTTAATTATTCGATGATGAGCGGAAGCTATTTAAGCAGTTTTAATCTTGTTCTTACATCAACAAATCCTGGGCAAAAAATTTATTACACACTGGATGGTAGTGAACCGAATGATAAATCCAATCTTTATCAGAATCCAATTACAGTTGATAGTGTAACCATTGTGAGAGCAAGTACAATTGATGATGGATTGCTGCCGGGGAAAATTTCCACGCAAACATATTTCGTGAATAAGAATTTTGAATTACCTGTTATCTCGTTTGTAACTGATCCTGAAAATTTATGGAGTGAGCAGAAGGGAATTTATATTCTTGGTCCGAATGCAGATATGAGCGATTATCCTTATTGGGGAGCAAACTTCTGGCAGGATTGGGAGAGACCGGTTAACATTGAATACTTTGATAAAAGCGGTATTTCAAAATTTCATTTTGATGGTACTACAAAAATTTATGGATCGTGGAGCCGGCTTTATCCGGAAAAATCATTTGCCATTTATACGGGTAAAGAAACAATCAATTATCAGATCTTTCCGGATAAAAAAATTACTGATTTCCATAATATTGTTTTAAGAAATGCCGGGCAGGATTGGGGAAGAATGTTTTACCGCGATGCAATGATTCATTCACTTGCAAAAGATATTGGACTTGATATGATGGCATATCAACCGGCTTATACATTTATTAATGGAAAGTTTTGGGGAATCTATAACATCCGGGAAAAAATTAATGAATGGTATATCGCCTCCAATCACAACATCGATCAGAATAATATGGATATGATTGAACGCGATACAACAATTTTGTCCGGTGATGCGGTTGACTATAATTCAATGATAAATTTCCTCTTTACAAATGATATTTCAATTCCAACAAATTATGAGATTCTGAAAACTCAAATGGATGTTCGGAATTATATGGATTATATGATTCTTGAATGTTTCATTGCAAATTCTGATTGGCCATGGAACAATGTAAAAATCTGGAGGCAAAAGAATCCGCACACAAAATGGAAATGGATTTTATTTGATACGGACTATGGATTTAATGGCGGGCATCTTGGTCCCGATGCTGATATGTTTGCAGAACCCCGCGCTCAACAAAATCATACAACATTTTTATTCTTCAAGCTGCTGGAAAATCCGGAATATAAAAAAGAATTTATAAACCGAACCGCAGATTTGCTCAATACTATTCTTTCAACAGATTATACTAAACAACGGATTAATGAATTCAAGTTGAAGATAGAACCTGCGATGCCGAAACATATTGAGCGCTGGAAAAATACTTTTAATGAAGTATGGTGGCTCGGTAAGTCGATTGACACGATGCAGGAATGGTATGATAATATTCAGGTTGCAAATAATTTTGCAAATAACCGGCAGGATTTTTTGCGCCAGCAATATGTAAATGAGTTTATCTTAAAAAGTGGAGTTGGGATAATTAATTTAGAGATTAATAATTCAACTGAAGGAAGAATCAAGATTAACAGTTTGGAAATATCGGAATTCCCCTGGAGTGGGAAATATTTTATTGACAATCCAATTACTTTAACTGCTATTCCAAATACTGGCTACCGATTTGTTAAATGGGAAGGATTGGATGGAAACAATGGCGAATCAGTTTCAATTCATTTTACTCATGATCAGAAGATTAAAGCAATTTTTGAAATGAACATAAATTTCTCAAGCTCAGTTGTAATAAATGAAATCAATTACAACTCCGCCGCCAATTTTGATACTAAAGATTGGGTCGAGATTTATAATAACACAGATTCGACAATCGTTTTAAACGGCTGGAAATTTAAAGACTCAAATGATGAGCACGTTTTTGAATTACCTTCAAACTCATTGTTGCAAAGTAAAAACTTTTTAGTTATGTGTGAGGATACAACAGCATTTAAAAATTATTTTCCCGGAGTCCGAAACAGCTGCGGTAATTTTAATTTTGGTCTGAGCAGTCAGGGCGAACTTCTCCGTGTGCTTAATTGTAATGATGTTTTAATTGATTCACTAACGTATAATCCCAAATTAAGCTGGCTTACTGAAGCTGATGGAAGTGGGAAAACTATTTCATTAAAAAATCCGAACCTACAAAATTCTGATCTACAAAACTGGGCAGTTTCAATTGGGACTGGGACGCCTGGAAAAATTAATGATGTATACGCGTCGACTAAAGAAAGTGATGTGAGAGGTAATCTACCATTGGAGTTTGCGTTATTTCAAAATTATCCCAATCCTTTTAATCCGGAAACTATTATCAATTATCAATTACCTTTTAGCAGTTGGGTAAAACTAAAAATATTTGATGTGCTGGGGAATGAAGTGACAACTTTGGTTGATGAGGATAAACCTGTCGGTGTTTACACTTATCAATTTCTAATCTCAAATTCTGGTAAGCAGAATCAATTATCAAGCGGTGTATATTTCTATTTACTAGAAGCAAGACAAACAAACGGCAGCACTTTCAGAAGTGTAAAAAAGATGGTGGTTTTAAAATGA
- a CDS encoding UDP-glucose--hexose-1-phosphate uridylyltransferase — MIMTDLKNNLANFPHRRLNILTGEWTLVSPHRVKRPWQGKVETAAIEDKPKYNPDCYLCPGNERAGGKRNPVYDNTFVFDNDFSALLPEQPEFKLNQNNLLLAESEKGMCKVICFSPRHDLTLAEMDVKEIVNVIEVWTSEYEILGSEEFINYVQVFENKGEIMGCSNPHPHGQIWAQQTIPVEPAKEIIQMKKYFNEKKTCLLCDYLKIEIEEKERIVYGNDDFIVLVPFWAVWPFETMILSKRHLGSLRDMNPQEKNSFADAISKITIKYDNLFNVSFPYSSGIHQKPTDGKRYEELHFHMHFYPPLLRSAAIKKFMVGYEMMANPQRDITAELSATKLRELSVVNYKIR, encoded by the coding sequence ATGATTATGACCGATCTAAAGAATAACCTGGCTAACTTTCCGCATAGAAGGTTGAATATATTGACGGGTGAGTGGACTCTTGTTTCCCCGCATCGTGTAAAACGCCCATGGCAGGGAAAAGTTGAAACGGCTGCCATTGAAGATAAACCGAAGTATAATCCAGACTGCTATTTATGTCCGGGGAATGAAAGAGCTGGAGGAAAAAGAAATCCTGTTTATGACAATACATTTGTATTTGATAATGATTTCAGTGCACTTCTGCCGGAACAGCCGGAGTTTAAATTAAATCAAAACAATTTGCTATTAGCCGAAAGTGAAAAAGGAATGTGCAAGGTGATCTGCTTTTCCCCCCGCCATGATTTAACTCTTGCCGAAATGGATGTAAAAGAAATTGTAAATGTTATTGAAGTATGGACAAGTGAATATGAGATTCTTGGTTCCGAAGAATTCATTAATTACGTACAGGTATTTGAAAACAAAGGCGAGATTATGGGATGCAGTAACCCGCATCCACACGGACAAATATGGGCGCAGCAAACAATACCGGTAGAGCCAGCTAAAGAAATTATTCAAATGAAAAAATATTTTAATGAAAAGAAAACGTGCCTATTGTGCGATTATTTGAAAATTGAAATTGAAGAAAAAGAAAGAATTGTTTATGGGAATGATGATTTTATTGTCCTTGTTCCGTTCTGGGCAGTTTGGCCTTTTGAAACAATGATTCTTTCCAAACGGCATCTCGGCAGTTTAAGAGATATGAATCCGCAGGAAAAGAATTCGTTTGCTGATGCAATTTCCAAAATAACAATTAAGTATGATAACCTTTTTAATGTTTCATTTCCTTATTCCTCTGGTATTCATCAAAAGCCAACAGATGGAAAGAGATATGAGGAACTTCATTTTCATATGCACTTCTATCCGCCATTATTACGATCGGCTGCAATAAAAAAATTTATGGTTGGATATGAGATGATGGCAAATCCGCAGAGAGATATTACTGCTGAGTTAAGTGCAACAAAGCTAAGAGAACTTTCGGTTGTTAATTATAAAATACGTTGA
- a CDS encoding T9SS type A sorting domain-containing protein, with product MNKVNLIPNLTNKIVLIFIFLSSIIYSQILVSEKIDLQSGINEQKIQVEILPSTLAPNVNNLFDGQNFSFVGGSVDSITVTVSFDEAIKISECKTFFVLYAGQYSLEAASTDDDFNSRTGTYQQILNNKNYVASKLDSVEINLDIVKVLRLTAKNPQTKTTYIGEWSLYYNNKIVSLIILPYPPRLLPNTSIKLKAEMLDEKGKTYPYTLNENISWTSSNPTIASFNDDNSILTGKQLGNTTITAQTASGILKGTATATVENDFVSEKAATRIVKVAVVYQDPMVGIGEKFHNRYGWQDPKFYVQELVKAFKTASDGVIQFELTEVHDDQVLFSKLDTTYLTVGQVVTYLDEPGWATIRNLAEKENRIKFDYKGMLKYYDFYNKRQQGLIDEVWVYAWPFGGMYESQLVGVNAFWWNSPPISDVPAEFTKLISVMGLNYERGVAEAMESFGHRMESALWHTFGRWDGNNPNPNNWEIFTTIDKNKPGMAQVGNIHFPHNGMSDYDFSNSRMAASYADNWKRFPWLLDEKRTFNCSDWGCSHLGYMKWWYNHLPRYQGITDGILNNWWLYWADYEGAVDLAKETPVVKVEDDFKGQPQGFKLEQNFPNPFNPNTTIHFQIPTSGFINLKIYDTLGREVKTLLNKEASAGSYSVNFNAAKLASGVYFYKLQAGAFSQTKKLILMK from the coding sequence ATGAATAAAGTAAATTTAATTCCGAACCTGACAAATAAAATTGTGCTGATCTTTATTTTCTTGTCTTCAATAATTTATTCGCAGATTTTAGTTTCTGAAAAGATTGATCTTCAATCTGGAATAAATGAACAGAAGATTCAAGTTGAAATATTGCCATCCACTTTAGCTCCTAATGTTAATAATCTTTTTGATGGTCAAAATTTTTCTTTCGTCGGTGGCTCTGTGGATAGTATTACAGTAACAGTAAGCTTTGATGAAGCAATAAAAATTTCTGAGTGCAAAACATTTTTTGTCCTGTATGCCGGTCAGTATTCACTCGAAGCGGCATCCACCGATGATGATTTTAACAGCAGGACAGGAACATACCAGCAAATTCTTAATAATAAAAATTATGTTGCAAGTAAATTAGATTCTGTTGAAATAAATCTGGACATTGTTAAAGTTCTCCGTTTGACAGCAAAGAATCCTCAAACAAAAACAACTTATATCGGCGAATGGTCTCTCTACTATAACAACAAAATTGTTTCGTTGATTATTCTTCCATATCCGCCAAGACTTTTACCAAATACCAGTATAAAATTAAAAGCTGAAATGCTGGACGAAAAAGGTAAAACTTATCCGTACACTCTAAATGAAAATATCTCCTGGACTTCATCCAATCCAACTATTGCATCATTTAATGATGATAATTCAATCCTAACCGGCAAGCAGCTTGGTAATACTACAATTACTGCGCAAACTGCGTCTGGTATTTTAAAAGGAACAGCAACTGCAACAGTGGAAAATGATTTTGTTTCTGAAAAAGCTGCGACCAGAATTGTAAAAGTAGCAGTAGTATACCAGGATCCAATGGTAGGAATTGGTGAAAAATTCCATAACCGTTATGGATGGCAGGATCCCAAATTTTATGTCCAGGAGTTAGTTAAAGCTTTTAAAACTGCAAGCGATGGTGTGATTCAATTTGAACTTACCGAAGTGCATGATGACCAAGTGCTATTTTCAAAACTTGATACAACTTATTTGACTGTTGGGCAAGTGGTTACTTACCTTGATGAACCAGGCTGGGCAACGATCCGTAACCTGGCTGAAAAAGAAAACAGAATAAAATTTGATTATAAAGGTATGCTCAAGTATTACGATTTTTACAATAAGCGCCAGCAGGGACTTATTGATGAAGTTTGGGTTTATGCCTGGCCTTTTGGCGGAATGTATGAATCGCAGTTGGTTGGTGTTAATGCTTTCTGGTGGAACTCGCCGCCAATTTCTGATGTGCCTGCAGAGTTTACTAAATTAATTTCTGTTATGGGATTAAATTACGAACGCGGTGTTGCAGAAGCGATGGAAAGCTTTGGACACAGAATGGAAAGCGCTTTGTGGCATACCTTCGGAAGATGGGATGGGAATAATCCTAATCCAAACAACTGGGAAATCTTTACTACAATTGATAAGAATAAACCAGGTATGGCTCAGGTTGGTAACATTCACTTTCCGCATAATGGAATGAGCGATTACGATTTTAGTAACTCTAGAATGGCTGCTTCGTATGCGGACAACTGGAAAAGATTTCCCTGGCTGTTAGATGAGAAGCGGACTTTTAATTGCAGCGATTGGGGATGCTCTCATCTTGGATATATGAAATGGTGGTATAACCATCTTCCAAGATACCAGGGAATAACAGATGGAATCCTTAATAACTGGTGGCTTTACTGGGCAGACTACGAAGGAGCAGTTGATCTGGCAAAGGAAACTCCGGTTGTAAAAGTTGAGGATGATTTCAAAGGACAACCACAAGGATTTAAATTAGAACAGAATTTTCCAAATCCTTTTAACCCCAATACTACAATACATTTTCAAATTCCAACTTCAGGATTTATCAACCTTAAAATTTATGACACGCTTGGGAGAGAAGTAAAGACATTGTTAAATAAGGAAGCGTCCGCCGGATCTTACTCAGTAAATTTTAATGCTGCCAAACTTGCAAGTGGAGTTTATTTCTATAAGCTGCAAGCTGGTGCATTCAGCCAAACCAAAAAATTAATATTGATGAAATAA